The genomic interval TCGACCTCTACATCCAGTATCACGCGGACGCGCCGACGAACGCCGAGGTCGGGCGGCGGCTCCGCTCGGCCGGCATCCCGGTACTGGCGATCAATCATCCGGTGCTGGACGCTCCCCTCTACACCGTCGACAATCCAGCCGCGGGGCGGATCGCCGGCGAGGCGCTGGCCGACTTCGGCGCGCGCGCCTGGCGTGGTCACGCCCTCGTCGGCGTCGTCATCGGCCACCTCTCCGACGCCGAGGATCGCGTCCCGGAGCGCGCTCAGGGCGTGACGGAGGGGCTCAGGCGGCGCCTGCCGGCGCTCAGGGTCGTGTCGCTCGACACGCGGGGGAACCACGCCACGGTCGGCGCGCTCGTCGGCCGCCTGCTCGCGGCCGAGCCGCGGAGCAAGCTCCTCATCGCCGCGTTGGACGACACGACGGCGCTCACCGCCAAGACCGCGCTCGAGGCGGCGGGTCGCCTCGCGGACGGGGCGATCGTCGGCCACGGCGTGGACCGCTCGATCCACGGCAGTATGAGCGAGCGGAAGGAGCTGGACCCCGCGAACCGCGGGAGCATCGTGCTGGGCTCGGTGGCGTTCTACCTCGACCGCTACGGGTACGACGTCCTCCCGCTGGTGATGCGCATGCTGCGCGGCGAGCCCGTGCCGCCTCGCACGGCGACGCCCCACAAGCTCGTCACCGCCGCGAACGTCTTCGTGGAGTACCCGCCGTACGACATGCAGTGAGGCCGCGCGCCCTACCGGGGCGTGACGGGGATCGCGAAGAGGCCCTCGACGCCCTCCCCCGTCGCCGTGGGCGCACTCGCGAACGTGACGGCGCCGCCGCCGCTCAGCGAGATCACGGGATGGAGCCCGAACGAGGCGAGCCGGCCCCCGCCCGGCAGCGTGTCGCCCAGCGCAGCGACACGCTCGGCCCGGCCGGGGGCGATGATGAAGACGGCGACGCCCGCGGGACCGTGGTCGACCGACGCCGTGAAACCGACGGCACCCGTGCGGCTCAGCGACGGCCAGGGGCCGAAGTGCGCGAACGTGCCGCCCCCGGGCGCCTCCTCGTCGAGCGCGGCGACCTTGCGCGCCAGGCCGCCCTCGACGAGGACGACGGCCTGACTGGCGCGCGCACCCTTGAGGAGCGTGTGGAACGCCACCGCTCCGGCGTCGTTGAGGGCGATCCGCTCCGAGAACTTCACGAAGATCCCGCCGACGGGGCTCTCGTCGCCGGCGGCGACCAGCCTGCGGACGCCGTCGACGTCCGCGACGAAGAGGCCGCCGGGCGCCGCGGGCCCCTCGACCACCGCGGCGAACGCGACGGCGCCGCGACCGTTCAGGGCGGGCGGGCCGAACGCGGCGAAGGCGCCGCCGCCCGGCGCGGGCTCGCCCTGCGCGACGACCTTTACGAGGCCACGGCGGCGCGAGAGGTAGACGGCCTCGAGCGTGTCGCGCCCGCGCCGGACCGTCGCGAGGAACGCCACGTCGTCGCGGTCGTTCAGGGCGGGCGCGTCGAGCGCGGCGAGCGTGCCCGACGGAATCCCCGGCGCCGGGCGCCCGGCGACGGCGACGGCGCGCAGCGGCCGGCCGCTCGCCGCGAGGAAGATGCCCTCGACGGTCCCGCCGCCGGCGACGGCCGCGGCGAACGCCACCGAGCCGCTGGCGTTCAGCGCTGGGATCGGGTGCCTGGCGAAGCCCGAGAGCGTCCCGCCGGCGGGAGCGCGGTCGCCCTCGACGGCCACCTTGGTGAGCCGGCCGCCGGAGGCGAGGAACAGGCCTTCGCCGGCCGCGCCGCGGAGCAGCGACGCGAAGAACGCGACCTGCCCCCGATCGTTCACCGGCGCGACCACCGGCAGCGCCTCGACCCCGAAACGCTCGAAGGTGCCGCCGCCCGGCGCCGTTTGGCCCGCGAGCGCGACGGGCCGGAGCGCCGGGGCCTCGAGGGCGGACGCGGGCGTGAGGGCGAGGAGGAGCGTCGCGAGCGCGGTGCCTGGGCGGCGCATGCCGTGAGAATATAACGGCGCGATGCGTGCCCGCCAAATCACGCGATGGGTCACGCTCCTGGCGCTCCTCGCGCTCGGAGCCGTCGCGGCGTCCGAGCCCACGGATACACGCGCGCGCTTCACCCTG from Candidatus Methylomirabilota bacterium carries:
- a CDS encoding sugar ABC transporter substrate-binding protein, with product LEGTGFTGREVREGFALAARQWPIELVFYDNRRDPRQALVNATDAIGRKVDLYIQYHADAPTNAEVGRRLRSAGIPVLAINHPVLDAPLYTVDNPAAGRIAGEALADFGARAWRGHALVGVVIGHLSDAEDRVPERAQGVTEGLRRRLPALRVVSLDTRGNHATVGALVGRLLAAEPRSKLLIAALDDTTALTAKTALEAAGRLADGAIVGHGVDRSIHGSMSERKELDPANRGSIVLGSVAFYLDRYGYDVLPLVMRMLRGEPVPPRTATPHKLVTAANVFVEYPPYDMQ
- a CDS encoding choice-of-anchor tandem repeat NxxGxxAF-containing protein, giving the protein MRRPGTALATLLLALTPASALEAPALRPVALAGQTAPGGGTFERFGVEALPVVAPVNDRGQVAFFASLLRGAAGEGLFLASGGRLTKVAVEGDRAPAGGTLSGFARHPIPALNASGSVAFAAAVAGGGTVEGIFLAASGRPLRAVAVAGRPAPGIPSGTLAALDAPALNDRDDVAFLATVRRGRDTLEAVYLSRRRGLVKVVAQGEPAPGGGAFAAFGPPALNGRGAVAFAAVVEGPAAPGGLFVADVDGVRRLVAAGDESPVGGIFVKFSERIALNDAGAVAFHTLLKGARASQAVVLVEGGLARKVAALDEEAPGGGTFAHFGPWPSLSRTGAVGFTASVDHGPAGVAVFIIAPGRAERVAALGDTLPGGGRLASFGLHPVISLSGGGAVTFASAPTATGEGVEGLFAIPVTPR